One Flexibacter flexilis DSM 6793 DNA window includes the following coding sequences:
- a CDS encoding DNA cytosine methyltransferase encodes MQGFPDNFEFPVTNNEAMKQLGNSVAIDAIQYTAQEIVKYLDKFFIK; translated from the coding sequence ATGCAAGGTTTTCCCGATAATTTTGAATTTCCTGTCACCAATAATGAAGCAATGAAACAGCTTGGAAATTCAGTAGCAATAGACGCAATTCAATATACGGCACAAGAAATTGTCAAATATCTTGATAAGTTTTTTATAAAGTAA
- a CDS encoding HpaII family restriction endonuclease, translating into MLDIAPYIKDVPVFFNNGITEENIILKIKQLLIMIASVMMPNTPRDGFRTEAKGYIIVKYDGNLVGFYIYNENEFGEYLINNIKLDTPSTSRYGIGVPILENGEYYIYLNLQLRFIG; encoded by the coding sequence TTGCTTGATATAGCTCCTTATATTAAAGACGTTCCTGTATTTTTTAATAATGGCATAACAGAAGAAAATATTATATTGAAAATCAAGCAATTGTTGATTATGATAGCCTCAGTAATGATGCCTAATACCCCTCGAGATGGGTTCAGAACAGAGGCAAAAGGATATATCATTGTCAAATATGATGGCAATTTGGTTGGCTTCTATATCTACAATGAAAATGAATTTGGCGAATACCTTATTAACAACATCAAACTGGATACACCCAGTACAAGCAGGTATGGAATAGGCGTTCCTATTCTTGAAAATGGGGAATACTACATATACCTAAATTTACAATTAAGATTTATTGGGTAA
- a CDS encoding HpaII family restriction endonuclease, translating into MEAGFSIKSSLGGLSTLLNASKHTNFKFKINNLNKEVIERI; encoded by the coding sequence ATAGAAGCTGGTTTTAGTATAAAGTCATCTCTGGGAGGTTTATCCACCTTATTAAATGCCTCTAAACACACTAACTTTAAGTTTAAAATCAACAACTTAAATAAAGAAGTTATTGAACGTATTTGA